Proteins from one Catenuloplanes atrovinosus genomic window:
- a CDS encoding amidohydrolase has translation MTHDLVFTNGRIFARGGTHRADVAVDGDRIAAVGTGLTGRETVDLDGGLLVPGFQDAHVHPIAAGVQVLRCDLTDRRTAGEYLRTVARYAAARPDLQWIVGGGWAMEAFPGGTPTRHALDEIVPDRPVYLPNRDSHGAWVNTRALEVAGIGPHTPDPADGRIEREPDGHPSGTLHEGAADLVGRHVPAATDAELDAGLRAAQERLFSVGVTGWQDAWVGPGLHGHRDLLPVYLRAASSGTLRARVRGALWWERDRGLEQLPELLDRRTAVGRFTARTVKIMQDGVAENFTAAMTAPYRHGHGAGLSFIDPESLKTYVTRLDAEGFQVHVHALGDRAVREALDAIEAARTANGPRGNRHHLAHLQVVHPDDLDRFAALDVTANLQALWACHEPQMDELTIPFLDPVLAARQYPFAALRDAGARLAAGSDWMVSSPDPLAAAHVAVNRTAPDGPAERPFLAHQALTLGEFLTAYTEGSAFVCHRDDETGRIAPGMLADLAVLDRDPFARPAAEIALTRVRRTYVGGEQVFNAG, from the coding sequence GTGACGCACGACCTGGTCTTCACGAACGGAAGAATCTTCGCCCGCGGCGGTACGCACCGCGCGGACGTGGCGGTGGACGGCGACCGGATCGCCGCGGTCGGCACCGGGCTGACCGGCCGGGAGACCGTCGACCTGGACGGCGGCCTGCTGGTTCCCGGCTTCCAGGACGCGCACGTGCACCCGATCGCGGCCGGCGTCCAGGTGCTCCGCTGCGACCTGACGGACCGGCGGACCGCGGGTGAGTACCTGCGGACCGTCGCGCGGTACGCCGCGGCGCGCCCGGACCTGCAGTGGATCGTCGGTGGCGGGTGGGCGATGGAGGCGTTCCCCGGCGGGACCCCCACCCGGCACGCGCTGGACGAGATCGTTCCGGACCGGCCGGTCTACCTGCCCAACCGCGACTCGCACGGCGCCTGGGTGAACACCCGCGCGCTGGAGGTGGCCGGGATCGGCCCGCACACGCCGGACCCGGCGGACGGCCGGATCGAGCGCGAACCGGACGGTCATCCGTCCGGCACGCTGCACGAGGGCGCGGCCGACCTGGTCGGGCGGCACGTGCCCGCGGCCACCGACGCGGAACTGGACGCGGGGCTGCGCGCCGCCCAGGAGCGCCTCTTCTCCGTCGGCGTGACCGGCTGGCAGGACGCCTGGGTGGGGCCGGGCCTGCACGGCCACCGCGACCTGCTGCCGGTCTACCTGCGCGCGGCGTCGTCCGGCACGCTGCGGGCGCGAGTCCGCGGCGCGCTCTGGTGGGAGCGGGACCGTGGCCTGGAGCAGCTGCCCGAGCTGCTGGACCGCCGCACCGCGGTGGGCCGGTTCACCGCGCGTACCGTCAAGATCATGCAGGACGGCGTGGCGGAGAACTTCACGGCCGCGATGACCGCGCCCTACCGGCACGGGCACGGCGCCGGGCTCAGCTTCATCGACCCGGAGTCGCTCAAGACGTACGTGACGCGGCTGGACGCGGAGGGTTTCCAGGTGCACGTGCACGCGCTCGGTGACCGGGCGGTGCGCGAGGCGCTGGACGCGATCGAGGCCGCGCGCACGGCGAACGGGCCGCGCGGGAACCGGCACCACCTGGCGCACCTGCAGGTCGTACACCCGGATGATCTGGATCGGTTCGCGGCGCTGGACGTGACCGCGAACCTGCAGGCGCTCTGGGCCTGCCACGAGCCGCAGATGGACGAGCTGACCATTCCGTTCCTGGATCCGGTGCTGGCCGCGCGGCAGTACCCGTTCGCGGCCCTGCGGGACGCCGGGGCCCGGCTGGCGGCCGGCAGCGACTGGATGGTGAGCAGCCCGGACCCGCTGGCCGCCGCGCACGTGGCGGTGAACCGGACCGCGCCGGACGGCCCGGCCGAGCGCCCGTTCCTGGCGCACCAGGCGCTCACGCTGGGGGAGTTCCTCACCGCGTACACGGAGGGCAGCGCGTTCGTCTGCCACCGCGACGACGAGACCGGCCGGATCGCGCCGGGCATGCTCGCCGACCTGGCCGTGCTCGATCGCGACCCGTTCGCCCGCCCGGCCGCGGAGATCGCGCTGACCCGGGTGCGGCGCACCTACGTCGGCGGCGAGCAGGTGTTCAACGCCGGCTGA
- a CDS encoding tetratricopeptide repeat protein, protein MTTSAQELWGLLAQAGDMPYGAARIALTEQVIRHADAAGDPELRFVSRIHGTQAYVYGGEPAKAFVTFSWCLAEFDSQPAPYHANWTHTLLWYFKTMISQMTGFPEVPLDRAQAVLDDMERRYREGGHSLQAVYKYRYVLARHVGDTEATARWYERWQAAPRDELSDCEGCDPTGKARYLADQKRDEEVVALAEPVLAGRLTCTEQPQNMLATLMVPYVRTGRLDAAVDAHRRAYGLIRSSLADLGDIGDHIEFCARTGNEHRGLEIVQRHIDWLDRAPSPAAAMTFASASALLLGRAAALGHGDTVVHRAERGDTTVAALADELAAEARAIAARFDARNGTTRQSRRVEDMLAAEPFGVELPLSPTARAAAPVPPVPQRPAPPAPEVPAEATAEQLLTLAEDEEDADRDGGPILNAFDARFPDPAALGPALAAKREALRGGQHWDRRDGEAAAAAWDRAAELYAEAGDHGEAVAVSGRAGIARLLLGDESGAEAVEREIAYREEHGGTPKDVAAAWSRLALRHMITGDADASMAAQERADAALADVDEPRMHARYAVRRAQIAANGHRHEEATEAIGRALIFFREHGPDDQLAGALLLAGQLSTEPEAALALFDEVLSLGDPETVVNGRLGRANALMRLERPAEAVPELIEVVALLTEQDLLPAAAAVRRDLAEAYQAAGRLTESAEVAEEALSELRRLGDDDRADDAQLLLANTYRQLGEDKIALIHYEALITRMTEIENYAGRGQIREYAAETLYRADRDEEAAERFGEAADDFHQAGNLLAELRVLRRRVASLHFADEPEEAVETVALARTRDAELPAEATGHPQVIWERHMLGWEAGRVLMSRGRYADAIPYLAGAAAALREIGATGEADNLAGMYAEALFRSGDPAAAEPVLREVLAGASPDAANVPAALLAEVLDALDRKDEATALRSEYGITARE, encoded by the coding sequence ATGACCACTTCGGCGCAGGAGCTTTGGGGACTGCTGGCGCAGGCCGGTGACATGCCCTACGGCGCGGCCCGGATCGCGCTGACCGAGCAGGTGATCCGGCACGCGGACGCGGCCGGCGACCCGGAGCTGCGGTTCGTGTCGCGCATCCACGGCACGCAGGCCTATGTGTACGGTGGCGAGCCCGCGAAGGCGTTCGTCACGTTCTCCTGGTGCCTGGCCGAGTTCGACTCGCAGCCCGCGCCGTACCACGCGAACTGGACGCACACGCTGCTCTGGTACTTCAAGACCATGATCAGCCAGATGACCGGCTTCCCCGAGGTGCCGCTCGACCGCGCCCAGGCGGTGCTGGACGACATGGAGCGCCGCTACCGCGAGGGCGGGCACAGCCTCCAGGCGGTCTACAAGTACCGGTACGTGCTGGCCCGGCACGTCGGCGACACCGAGGCGACCGCGCGGTGGTACGAGCGGTGGCAGGCCGCGCCGCGCGACGAGCTGTCCGACTGCGAGGGCTGCGACCCGACCGGCAAGGCCCGCTACCTCGCCGACCAGAAGCGCGACGAGGAGGTCGTGGCGCTGGCCGAGCCGGTGCTGGCCGGCCGGCTGACCTGCACCGAGCAGCCGCAGAACATGCTGGCCACGCTGATGGTGCCGTACGTGCGGACCGGCCGGCTGGACGCGGCGGTGGACGCGCACCGCCGGGCGTACGGGCTGATCCGCAGCAGTCTCGCGGACCTCGGCGACATCGGCGACCACATCGAGTTCTGCGCGCGCACCGGCAACGAGCACCGCGGCCTGGAGATCGTGCAGCGGCACATCGACTGGCTGGACCGCGCGCCGTCCCCGGCCGCGGCCATGACGTTCGCGTCCGCGTCCGCGCTGCTGCTGGGCCGCGCCGCCGCGCTCGGTCACGGCGACACCGTGGTGCACCGCGCCGAGCGCGGCGACACCACGGTCGCGGCGCTCGCGGACGAGCTGGCCGCGGAGGCGCGCGCGATCGCCGCCCGGTTCGACGCGCGCAACGGCACGACCCGGCAGTCCCGCCGCGTCGAGGACATGCTCGCGGCCGAGCCGTTCGGCGTGGAGCTGCCGCTCTCCCCCACCGCGCGCGCCGCCGCGCCGGTGCCACCGGTGCCGCAGCGCCCGGCGCCGCCCGCGCCCGAGGTGCCGGCCGAGGCGACCGCGGAGCAGTTGCTCACGCTGGCCGAGGACGAGGAGGACGCGGACCGCGACGGCGGCCCGATCCTAAACGCGTTCGACGCGCGCTTCCCGGACCCGGCCGCGCTCGGCCCGGCGCTGGCCGCGAAGCGTGAGGCGCTGCGCGGCGGCCAGCACTGGGATCGGCGTGACGGCGAGGCCGCGGCCGCGGCCTGGGACCGCGCCGCCGAGCTGTACGCGGAGGCCGGTGACCACGGCGAGGCGGTCGCGGTGTCCGGCCGCGCCGGCATCGCCCGGCTGCTGCTCGGCGACGAGAGCGGCGCCGAGGCGGTGGAGCGCGAGATCGCCTACCGGGAGGAGCACGGCGGCACGCCGAAGGACGTCGCGGCCGCCTGGTCCCGGCTGGCGCTGCGACACATGATCACCGGCGACGCGGACGCGTCGATGGCGGCCCAGGAGCGCGCGGACGCGGCGCTGGCCGACGTGGACGAGCCGCGCATGCACGCGCGGTACGCGGTGCGCCGCGCCCAGATCGCGGCGAACGGGCACCGGCACGAGGAGGCGACCGAGGCGATCGGCCGCGCGCTGATCTTCTTCCGCGAGCACGGGCCGGACGACCAGCTCGCCGGCGCGCTGCTGCTGGCCGGGCAGCTTTCCACGGAGCCGGAGGCCGCGCTGGCGCTGTTCGACGAGGTGCTGTCGCTCGGCGACCCGGAGACCGTGGTCAACGGGCGGCTCGGCCGGGCGAACGCGCTGATGCGCCTGGAGCGGCCGGCCGAGGCGGTGCCGGAGCTGATCGAGGTCGTGGCGCTGCTGACCGAGCAGGACCTGCTGCCCGCCGCCGCGGCGGTGCGGCGGGATCTCGCGGAGGCGTACCAGGCGGCCGGCCGGCTCACCGAGTCGGCCGAGGTCGCCGAGGAGGCGCTGTCCGAGCTGCGCCGGCTCGGCGACGACGACCGGGCCGACGACGCGCAGCTGCTGCTGGCGAACACGTACCGGCAGCTCGGCGAGGACAAGATCGCGCTGATCCACTACGAGGCGCTGATCACGCGGATGACCGAGATCGAGAACTACGCCGGTCGCGGCCAGATCCGGGAGTACGCGGCGGAGACGCTCTACCGCGCCGACCGCGACGAGGAGGCCGCGGAGCGGTTCGGCGAGGCCGCCGACGACTTCCACCAGGCCGGCAACCTGCTCGCCGAGCTGCGCGTGCTGCGCCGCCGCGTCGCGTCGCTGCACTTCGCGGACGAGCCGGAGGAGGCGGTCGAGACCGTCGCGCTGGCCCGCACCCGCGACGCCGAGCTGCCCGCGGAGGCCACCGGCCACCCGCAGGTGATCTGGGAACGGCACATGCTCGGCTGGGAGGCCGGCCGCGTGCTGATGTCCCGTGGCCGCTACGCCGACGCGATCCCGTACCTGGCCGGCGCCGCCGCCGCGCTGCGCGAGATCGGCGCCACCGGCGAGGCCGACAACCTCGCCGGCATGTACGCCGAGGCCCTGTTCCGCTCCGGCGACCCGGCCGCCGCCGAGCCCGTGCTCCGCGAGGTGCTCGCCGGCGCCTCCCCCGACGCGGCCAACGTCCCGGCCGCGCTGCTCGCCGAGGTTCTGGACGCGCTCGACCGCAAGGACGAGGCCACCGCGCTCCGCTCCGAGTACGGCATCACCGCCCGCGAGTGA